The Ascaphus truei isolate aAscTru1 chromosome 11, aAscTru1.hap1, whole genome shotgun sequence genome includes a window with the following:
- the LOC142462897 gene encoding olfactory receptor 1E16-like codes for MVNISLENQTILHEFFLLGFSDFPKFRYILFLLFSSIYLMTLTGNLLILVLIHNDSRLHTPMYFFLGNLACLDAGSSSVTVPRMLADLLTDVRTISLTACRAQVFFFIMFVCSEIFLLAGMSYDRYVAICHPLHYSHVMSWEVCVQLASVAWALGFSYSLIQTLCTHRLTFCGPNIIQSFFCDLTLLLQLSCTDTFINILLIFLAVLFLALPALLITFIPYIHIFRTILRIPTKEGKHKAFSTCASHLSVVFIYYGTVVFTYLRSAPSHPGIGDSILSVIYTIITPLLNPLIYSLRNKDLKGALRNTLHKLFHIL; via the coding sequence ATGGTGAATATAAGCCTGGAAAACCAAACAATATTACATGAATTCTTCCTTCTTGGATTCTCTGATTTCCCAAAGTTTCGGTACATATTATTCCTGCTGTTTTCCTCCATTTATCTGATGACTTTGACAGGAAACCTTCTCATTCTTGTTCTTATCCACAATGACTCCCGTCTTCACAccccaatgtatttcttccttggTAACCTGGCGTGTTTGGACGCCGGCTCttcctctgtcactgtccctcggatGCTCGCTGACTTACTCACTGACGTTAGGACAATTTCCCTAACAGCTTGTAGAGCTCAGGTGTTTTTCTTTATCATGTTTGTCTGTTCTGAGATCTTCCTGCTGGCAGGGATGTCCTATGACAGATACGTTGCCATCTGCCACCCTCTGCATTACAGTCACGTCATGTCTTGGGAAGTCTGTGTCCAACTGGCCTCAGTGGCGTGGGCTCTTGGATTCTCCTACTCATTGATACAGACACTTTGTACACACAGGTTGACTTTTTGTGGCCCAAATATCATCCAGAGCTTTTTCTGTGACCTGACCCTCCTGTTACAGCTCTCGTGCACTGACACCTTCATAAACATCCTGCTCATATTTCTTGCagtgctatttttagcattacctGCCTTATTAATCACTTTTAtcccatatatacacatttttcgTACAATCCTGAGGATCCCGACcaaggaagggaaacacaaagctTTCTCCACCTGTGCGTCTCACCTGTCTGTGGTCTTTATCTATTATGGGACTgttgtatttacatatttacGTTCCGCACCAAGTCACCCTGGAATAGGTGACAGTATATTGTCAGTTATTTATACAATTATTACCCCTTTATTAAATCCATTAATTTACAGTCTGAGAAACAAGGACCTCAAAGGAGCACTTAGAAATACTCTGCACAAATtatttcacatactgtag